The following proteins are co-located in the Microbacterium immunditiarum genome:
- a CDS encoding RNA polymerase sigma factor, giving the protein MREESARIVAALTTSLGNLDLAEEAVADAVEEALREWRRRGIPPNPGAWLTQAARHNALDRMRRQKRYREKLVLLAEAPPVGATEVDERLPLLFGCCHPALSPDAQLALTLRAIVGLTAAQLARATLSTETAVQQRIVRAKRRIAETGIPLRIPEGAERAERLDLVLTVVSVMYSCAHLVAGGDASADRDLADDAVWLARVVADALPREAEAHGLLALLLFHRAREGARAVDGRLVLLAGQDRSLWDHRLVADARASLERAARLRHPGRWQLHAAIAACHADASTSADTDWLQVLTLYDLLVARDPSPIVRLNRDVALSQVDGPAAALADLDALGPSLHGYHLWHAVRGRLLRDLGRMAEADAADIRARELTANEAERRLLAARIAGAV; this is encoded by the coding sequence GTGCGCGAGGAGTCCGCGCGCATCGTCGCGGCCCTCACGACCTCGCTCGGCAACCTGGACCTCGCCGAGGAGGCGGTGGCGGACGCGGTCGAAGAGGCGCTGCGCGAGTGGCGGCGCCGGGGCATCCCGCCGAACCCCGGTGCGTGGCTCACGCAGGCGGCGCGGCACAACGCGCTCGACCGGATGCGCCGCCAGAAGCGCTACCGCGAGAAGCTCGTGCTTCTCGCCGAGGCTCCACCCGTCGGCGCGACGGAGGTCGACGAGCGGTTGCCGCTGCTGTTCGGATGCTGCCATCCCGCGCTCTCGCCCGACGCGCAGCTCGCGCTCACGCTCCGCGCGATCGTCGGCCTGACGGCGGCCCAGCTCGCGCGGGCGACGCTCTCGACCGAGACGGCCGTTCAGCAGCGGATCGTGCGCGCGAAGCGCCGCATCGCCGAGACGGGAATCCCGCTGCGCATCCCCGAGGGGGCGGAGCGCGCGGAGCGCCTCGACCTCGTGCTGACGGTCGTGTCGGTCATGTACAGCTGCGCGCACCTCGTCGCGGGCGGCGATGCGTCGGCGGATCGCGACCTCGCCGACGACGCCGTGTGGCTCGCTCGCGTCGTCGCGGACGCGCTTCCGCGCGAGGCGGAGGCGCACGGCCTGCTCGCGCTCCTCCTGTTCCACCGGGCGCGCGAGGGGGCGCGTGCGGTGGATGGCCGGCTCGTGCTCCTCGCCGGCCAGGACCGGTCGCTGTGGGATCACCGGCTCGTCGCCGACGCGCGTGCATCGCTCGAACGCGCGGCTCGGCTGAGGCATCCGGGTCGGTGGCAGCTCCACGCGGCGATCGCGGCGTGCCATGCCGACGCGTCCACGTCGGCCGACACCGACTGGCTCCAGGTGCTCACGCTGTACGACCTGCTCGTGGCTCGCGATCCGTCGCCCATCGTGCGACTCAACCGGGACGTCGCCCTCTCGCAGGTCGACGGGCCCGCGGCGGCGCTCGCAGATCTGGACGCCCTGGGTCCGTCCCTCCACGGCTACCACCTGTGGCACGCCGTGCGCGGCCGGCTGCTGCGAGACCTCGGGCGGATGGCGGAGGCGGATGCGGCCGACATCCGCGCCCGCGAGCTCACGGCGAACGAGGCCGAGCGGCGGCTGCTCGCCGCGCGCATCGCGGGCGCGGTGTGA
- a CDS encoding YciI family protein, protein MKYVLMFTSVPEFDDAVPPERAQEVYAQIYQWFQDNRDKFADSGAELMPISTATTVKHSDGGPVVVDGPFSEAKEVVGGFSVIDVPDLDAAIELTKTWPSLALPGVAVEIRPMVEDYSQFEQ, encoded by the coding sequence GTGAAGTACGTTCTCATGTTCACCTCGGTGCCCGAGTTCGACGACGCCGTGCCTCCCGAGCGCGCGCAGGAGGTCTACGCGCAGATCTACCAATGGTTCCAGGACAACCGCGACAAGTTCGCCGACTCGGGAGCCGAGCTCATGCCGATCTCGACCGCGACCACCGTGAAGCACTCCGACGGCGGCCCCGTCGTCGTCGACGGCCCCTTCTCGGAGGCGAAGGAGGTCGTGGGCGGCTTCAGCGTCATCGATGTCCCCGACCTCGACGCCGCGATCGAGCTCACGAAGACGTGGCCCTCGCTCGCGCTCCCCGGAGTGGCGGTCGAGATCCGGCCGATGGTCGAGGACTACAGCCAGTTCGAGCAGTGA
- a CDS encoding site-2 protease family protein: MTVVAFIIGIVLLVVGLAVSIALHELGHLVPAKRFGVRVGQYMIGFGPTLWSRRRGETEYGFKAIPLGGYISMAGMYPPSPKEARSGRAGGGFFATMVQDARLANDETLEGDDDPRVFYRLPVWKRVVVMLGGPVMNLLFAIVLFTILLSAIGVQAATSTVQSVSECVIPPTEQRTECTADDPVAPAAEAGLRAGDTLVSVDGVEVATFAEASAIIRDSAGETIPVVVERDGEQVSLSLTPATVTVPETDATGRVVTGPDGEAQTVDVGYAGMRAEVEYVRQPIWAGTTATFENVGAVAGVIWRLPVMVWDTAVSTITGQERDPNGPLSVVGAGVLAGEVAAADAPVLNRISGLIGLLASLNVALFVFNLIPLLPLDGGHVAVALWEGIKRTWAKLFRRPPPKPVDATKLVPVTFVVVIALIAMGVVLIVSDLVNPISLFG, translated from the coding sequence GTGACCGTCGTCGCCTTCATCATCGGGATCGTCCTGCTCGTCGTCGGGCTGGCGGTGTCGATCGCCCTCCACGAGCTGGGGCACCTCGTGCCCGCCAAGCGCTTCGGCGTGCGCGTGGGCCAGTACATGATCGGGTTCGGCCCCACACTGTGGTCGCGCCGTCGGGGCGAGACGGAGTACGGCTTCAAGGCGATCCCGCTGGGCGGTTACATCTCGATGGCGGGCATGTACCCGCCTTCGCCGAAAGAGGCGCGGTCGGGCCGTGCGGGCGGCGGCTTCTTCGCGACGATGGTGCAGGACGCCCGGCTCGCGAATGACGAGACGCTCGAGGGCGACGACGATCCGCGGGTGTTCTACCGCCTGCCGGTGTGGAAGCGCGTCGTCGTGATGCTCGGCGGGCCTGTCATGAACCTCCTGTTCGCGATCGTGCTCTTCACGATCCTGCTCAGCGCGATCGGCGTTCAGGCGGCCACATCGACCGTCCAGAGCGTGAGCGAGTGCGTGATCCCGCCTACCGAGCAGCGCACGGAGTGCACCGCGGACGACCCGGTCGCGCCGGCCGCCGAGGCGGGGCTCCGGGCGGGCGACACCCTCGTGTCGGTCGACGGCGTCGAGGTCGCGACGTTCGCCGAGGCATCCGCGATCATCCGGGATTCGGCGGGCGAGACGATCCCCGTCGTCGTCGAGCGCGACGGCGAGCAGGTGTCGCTGAGTCTCACGCCGGCCACCGTGACCGTGCCCGAGACGGATGCCACGGGCCGCGTCGTCACCGGACCGGACGGAGAGGCGCAGACGGTCGACGTCGGCTACGCCGGCATGCGAGCCGAGGTCGAGTACGTGCGGCAGCCGATCTGGGCGGGAACGACCGCGACGTTCGAGAACGTCGGCGCGGTGGCCGGCGTGATCTGGCGCCTGCCCGTGATGGTGTGGGACACCGCCGTGTCGACGATCACGGGTCAGGAGCGCGACCCGAACGGGCCGCTCAGCGTCGTCGGCGCCGGGGTGCTCGCGGGCGAGGTCGCCGCGGCGGACGCGCCCGTGCTGAACCGGATCTCGGGACTCATCGGACTGCTCGCGTCTCTCAACGTCGCGCTGTTCGTGTTCAACCTCATCCCGCTGCTCCCGCTCGACGGCGGGCACGTGGCGGTCGCGCTGTGGGAGGGGATCAAGCGCACGTGGGCGAAGCTCTTCCGCCGCCCGCCGCCGAAGCCGGTCGACGCGACGAAGCTCGTGCCGGTGACGTTCGTCGTCGTGATCGCGCTCATCGCGATGGGCGTCGTGCTCATCGTGTCGGACCTCGTCAACCCCATCTCGCTGTTCGGCTGA
- a CDS encoding Mur ligase family protein produces the protein MPTEPVAAPAGNLPPVLRPEHPPVRTLDELARRFAREVRGDLSGRTLSGITLATADLRPGEAFVAIQGANRHGAEFARDAAEKGAVAIVTDAAGADLAADAGVPVLVVDHPRAMLGDLSAWVYGTGAGDDLPLLLGTTGTNGKTSVSHILEGILGQLGVVTGLSSTAERHIAGQVIVSRLTTPEASEFHALLALMRERGVQAVAVEVSAQALSRHRVDGIVFDIAAFTNLSHDHLDDYADMREYFEAKLPLFRADRSRRAVISLDSAAGRDVAAMCEVPFVTVGAPEIAADPEEAAAADWVVDILEERQTGTEFRLTAKDGRTLTSIVPTIGRHMAANAGLAIAMILEAGYEWDDLVAALERDGRIDAYLPGRTERVSGDRGPAVFVDFGHSPDAFEKTLAAVRRVTPGKVLMLVGADGDRDATKRHDMGRTAAEGSDILVITDHHPRFENPDSIRATLIEGARRAKPDAEIHEYSPPERAIIEAVALVGEGDAILWAGPGHQDYRDVRGVRTPYSARELARRALREAGWPVPEPHWPVPYPPHETPLSDPTREWR, from the coding sequence ATGCCGACAGAACCCGTCGCCGCGCCCGCCGGCAATCTTCCCCCTGTGCTCCGGCCGGAGCATCCGCCCGTCCGCACCCTCGACGAGCTCGCCCGTCGTTTCGCCCGCGAGGTCCGTGGCGACCTCTCCGGCCGCACCCTCTCGGGTATCACGCTCGCGACCGCCGACCTCCGGCCGGGCGAGGCGTTCGTGGCGATCCAGGGCGCGAACCGGCACGGCGCCGAGTTCGCCCGCGACGCCGCCGAGAAGGGCGCTGTCGCGATCGTGACGGATGCCGCGGGCGCCGACCTCGCCGCCGACGCGGGAGTTCCCGTGCTCGTCGTCGACCACCCCCGCGCGATGCTGGGCGACCTCTCGGCCTGGGTGTACGGCACCGGCGCCGGCGACGACCTCCCGCTGCTCTTGGGCACCACGGGGACGAACGGCAAGACGAGCGTCTCGCACATCCTCGAGGGCATCCTCGGGCAGCTCGGCGTCGTGACCGGGCTGTCGTCGACGGCCGAGCGGCACATCGCGGGGCAGGTCATCGTCTCGCGGCTCACCACGCCCGAGGCATCCGAGTTCCACGCCCTCCTCGCCCTCATGCGCGAACGCGGCGTCCAGGCGGTCGCGGTCGAGGTGAGCGCGCAGGCGCTCAGCCGTCACCGCGTCGATGGCATCGTGTTCGACATCGCGGCGTTCACGAACCTCAGCCACGACCACCTCGACGACTACGCCGACATGCGCGAGTACTTCGAGGCGAAGCTTCCGCTGTTCCGTGCCGACCGGTCGCGCCGCGCCGTCATCTCGCTCGACTCCGCGGCCGGACGCGATGTCGCGGCGATGTGCGAGGTGCCGTTCGTCACGGTGGGCGCGCCCGAGATCGCCGCCGACCCCGAAGAGGCCGCCGCAGCGGACTGGGTCGTCGACATCCTCGAAGAGCGCCAGACCGGCACCGAGTTCCGCCTCACTGCGAAGGACGGCCGCACGCTCACGAGCATCGTTCCGACGATCGGCCGGCACATGGCAGCGAATGCGGGTCTCGCGATCGCGATGATCCTCGAGGCCGGCTACGAGTGGGACGACCTCGTGGCCGCGCTCGAGCGCGACGGTCGCATCGACGCCTACCTCCCCGGCCGGACCGAGCGTGTGTCCGGCGATCGGGGTCCCGCCGTGTTCGTCGATTTCGGGCACTCCCCCGATGCGTTCGAGAAGACCCTCGCGGCGGTGCGCCGCGTGACGCCGGGCAAGGTGCTCATGCTCGTCGGCGCCGACGGCGACCGCGACGCGACGAAGCGCCATGACATGGGCCGCACGGCCGCCGAGGGCAGTGACATCCTCGTGATCACCGACCACCACCCGCGCTTCGAGAACCCCGACTCGATCCGCGCGACGCTCATCGAGGGCGCGCGGCGCGCGAAGCCGGATGCCGAGATCCACGAGTACTCGCCGCCCGAGCGCGCCATCATCGAGGCGGTCGCGCTCGTCGGCGAGGGCGACGCGATCCTGTGGGCCGGTCCCGGTCACCAGGACTACCGCGACGTGCGCGGCGTCCGCACGCCGTACTCCGCGCGGGAGCTCGCGCGCCGCGCGCTGCGCGAGGCGGGCTGGCCCGTGCCCGAGCCGCACTGGCCCGTGCCGTACCCGCCCCACGAGACGCCGCTGTCGGACCCCACGCGCGAGTGGCGCTGA
- the dxr gene encoding 1-deoxy-D-xylulose-5-phosphate reductoisomerase, which produces MRRVIVLGSTGSIGTQALDVIRANPRRFEVVGLAAGTDAATLAAQAAEFGVEHTALGAVAAEQLVRDVEADVVLNGITGSVGLGPTLAALERGRTLALANKESLIVGGDLVTAIAAPGQIVPVDSEHSAIAQALRSGDREEVRRLVLTASGGPFRGRSRASLAEVTPAQALAHPTWDMGRVVTTNSATLVNKGLEVIEAHLLFDIPYEDIDVVVHPQSIVHSMVEFIDGSTIAQASPPDMRLPISLGLDWPHRLGGVGKPLDWTVASSWTFEPLDHTAFPAVRLAKSVGRAGGTFPAVFNAANEQAVDAFHERRIGFLAILDTVERVVDKHEAPASLTRESLAEAERWARVTADRAIAASAG; this is translated from the coding sequence ATGCGCCGCGTCATCGTCCTCGGTTCGACCGGATCCATCGGCACCCAGGCACTCGACGTGATCCGCGCGAACCCGCGCCGCTTCGAGGTTGTCGGACTCGCCGCGGGGACGGATGCCGCGACCCTCGCCGCCCAGGCGGCGGAGTTCGGCGTCGAGCACACGGCGCTCGGCGCCGTCGCGGCCGAGCAGCTCGTCCGCGATGTCGAGGCCGACGTCGTGCTCAACGGCATCACGGGCTCCGTCGGCCTCGGCCCGACGCTCGCGGCGCTCGAGCGGGGCCGCACCCTCGCGCTCGCGAACAAGGAGTCCCTCATCGTCGGCGGCGACCTCGTGACGGCGATCGCCGCGCCGGGTCAGATCGTGCCGGTCGACTCGGAGCACTCCGCGATCGCGCAGGCGCTGCGCTCGGGCGACCGCGAAGAGGTGCGCCGGCTCGTGCTGACCGCGTCGGGCGGACCGTTCCGCGGCCGCTCACGCGCCTCGCTCGCCGAGGTCACTCCGGCGCAGGCGCTCGCACACCCCACGTGGGACATGGGCCGCGTGGTGACGACCAACTCGGCCACGCTCGTCAACAAGGGGCTCGAGGTCATCGAGGCGCATCTGCTGTTCGACATCCCCTACGAGGACATCGACGTCGTGGTGCATCCGCAGTCGATCGTCCACTCGATGGTCGAGTTCATCGACGGGTCCACGATCGCGCAGGCGTCGCCGCCCGACATGCGCCTCCCGATCTCGCTCGGCCTGGACTGGCCGCACCGCCTGGGCGGCGTCGGCAAGCCGCTGGACTGGACCGTCGCATCGTCGTGGACGTTCGAGCCTCTCGATCACACGGCCTTCCCCGCGGTGCGACTCGCCAAGAGCGTCGGGCGCGCGGGCGGCACGTTCCCCGCGGTGTTCAACGCGGCGAACGAGCAGGCGGTCGACGCCTTCCACGAGCGGCGCATCGGCTTCCTCGCCATCCTCGACACGGTCGAGCGCGTCGTCGACAAGCACGAAGCTCCCGCGTCGCTCACGCGCGAGTCGCTCGCCGAGGCGGAGCGATGGGCGCGAGTGACCGCGGACCGCGCGATCGCGGCATCCGCCGGCTGA